In the genome of Fulvivirga maritima, one region contains:
- a CDS encoding tetratricopeptide repeat-containing sensor histidine kinase gives MPAIRFFFILLLFFTFQANSQDQEQDQYSHFKAFGRLPNEVDYSLYQALHQARLPMEKLAYMDTIGIIFMRTDLVDSVIHYGREMHQIISTLSPEEANVIYYEQRAYFYEGVGKREIGLLDDAIATFIKGIELPVEEDNTMQKFLQLGLARTYLAKREHTKANEIIQKLSTNRDELSLTLSIMLTKADYYFSKSNLDSAIVTYNQVLHEEKIDNYPKLKLHAQVHLGIIQSINGAKEEALSVFLKVKDQALENGFYDLYIKSILHEGKIYSEQKDYTIAEAALSMAYINSVSWNRLMLQRRVIRALVDLYVTKEDYKNAFSLMTQDASITRMISNKQNQLQLRDIELKYETLQKERKIDNLQKEQIKKEAEISRQKTIKNAILIGFFVILAPIILLLVVYYQKLQAQSLLNKQQEELNKQEVQSLLQSQELQLAKTSIAAQNEERSRIARELHDSIGGNLAGIKLQMNNITHQDAYIKQLMQQLDTTYEQVREISHSLIPKVFKDQAFTQLVSAYITNLSNTQETQLHFNVYPESEIDQLDQKLQVMLFNLIKELVTNAFKHAKATVINLQLSLLVDEGTIELLYEDNGVGFDINKTGKGIGLKNMEHRVETFSGTMAIDSAENRGTVISISIPKA, from the coding sequence TTTTTTTTTATACTTCTTCTTTTTTTCACCTTTCAAGCAAATAGCCAAGACCAAGAGCAGGATCAGTACTCTCACTTTAAAGCTTTCGGCAGATTACCTAATGAAGTAGATTATTCTCTATATCAGGCGCTGCATCAGGCACGGCTACCTATGGAGAAATTGGCTTACATGGATACCATAGGCATTATATTTATGCGTACAGATTTGGTAGACTCTGTCATTCACTATGGCCGTGAGATGCACCAGATCATTAGCACCCTTAGCCCTGAAGAAGCCAATGTTATTTATTACGAACAAAGAGCCTATTTTTATGAAGGAGTAGGAAAACGTGAAATTGGCCTTTTAGATGATGCCATCGCCACTTTCATAAAAGGAATAGAGCTACCTGTAGAAGAAGATAACACCATGCAGAAATTTCTGCAATTGGGCCTCGCTAGAACCTACCTGGCCAAAAGAGAGCATACTAAAGCCAATGAAATCATTCAAAAACTGAGTACCAATCGGGACGAACTCAGCCTTACTTTGTCCATTATGCTTACTAAGGCAGATTATTACTTCAGTAAAAGTAACCTGGATTCTGCCATAGTCACTTATAATCAGGTACTCCATGAAGAAAAGATTGATAATTACCCTAAACTAAAATTGCACGCACAAGTTCACCTGGGTATTATTCAATCCATAAATGGAGCTAAAGAAGAGGCTTTATCGGTTTTCTTAAAAGTGAAAGATCAGGCTCTGGAAAATGGATTTTATGATTTATACATTAAATCCATTCTTCATGAAGGTAAAATTTACAGCGAGCAAAAAGATTATACTATAGCCGAAGCCGCGTTAAGCATGGCCTACATTAACTCTGTTTCATGGAATAGACTCATGTTACAGCGACGAGTAATAAGAGCTTTAGTTGACCTTTATGTTACCAAAGAAGATTATAAAAATGCTTTTAGTCTTATGACTCAGGATGCTTCCATTACCAGAATGATATCAAATAAGCAAAATCAACTGCAGTTAAGAGACATAGAGCTAAAGTATGAGACCCTGCAAAAAGAACGCAAAATTGATAATTTACAGAAGGAGCAAATCAAAAAAGAAGCTGAAATAAGCAGGCAAAAAACCATAAAAAATGCAATTCTAATCGGTTTCTTCGTAATTCTGGCTCCCATTATCCTTCTACTTGTGGTATACTACCAAAAGCTACAAGCCCAAAGTTTGCTTAACAAGCAGCAAGAAGAACTTAACAAGCAAGAGGTTCAATCCTTATTACAATCTCAAGAATTACAACTTGCCAAAACCTCTATAGCAGCCCAAAATGAAGAGCGCAGCAGAATAGCTCGTGAGCTGCATGACAGTATTGGAGGCAACCTGGCAGGTATAAAATTACAAATGAATAACATTACTCACCAGGATGCATATATAAAACAGCTGATGCAACAGCTGGACACCACTTATGAGCAAGTAAGAGAAATATCTCATAGCCTTATACCCAAAGTTTTCAAAGATCAGGCCTTTACCCAGCTGGTATCTGCTTACATCACTAACTTATCAAACACGCAAGAGACACAACTACATTTCAATGTTTATCCTGAATCAGAAATTGATCAGTTAGATCAAAAACTACAGGTAATGCTCTTTAACCTGATCAAAGAACTGGTTACTAATGCCTTTAAACATGCTAAAGCCACTGTTATTAATTTACAGCTCAGCTTACTGGTAGATGAAGGCACTATTGAATTACTTTATGAAGACAATGGAGTAGGTTTCGATATCAACAAAACAGGTAAAGGTATTGGTTTAAAAAATATGGAACACCGGGTAGAAACCTTCAGTGGAACCATGGCTATAGATAGTGCAGAAAATAGAGGAACAGTGATTAGTATAAGTATCCCAAAAGCTTAA
- a CDS encoding response regulator transcription factor, producing the protein MEKMYTVIIADDHAMFTDGLKSILANEADIQIKLTASDGQQVINFLRSHNSDIDLVITDINMPDMNGVALNGLIKDEFPHIKTLVVSMLEDAQKIKTLTDSKVNGYISKNSEKHELLTAIRTILKGSNYFSERIKEAMMKAMFEAKNAPEIILTEREKEVIKLIAKEYTTQEIADTLFLSKHTIESYRKSLISKLQVRNLAGLTRYALENGLVD; encoded by the coding sequence ATGGAAAAGATGTATACGGTAATAATTGCAGATGATCATGCCATGTTTACAGATGGCCTTAAAAGTATTTTAGCTAACGAAGCAGACATACAGATAAAGCTTACTGCCTCTGACGGACAGCAAGTGATCAACTTCCTAAGAAGTCATAACTCAGACATCGATCTGGTTATTACTGACATTAATATGCCCGATATGAATGGAGTAGCCTTAAATGGCCTTATTAAAGATGAGTTTCCACATATAAAAACACTAGTAGTAAGTATGCTGGAAGATGCTCAAAAAATAAAGACGCTCACTGACTCTAAAGTGAATGGCTACATCTCTAAAAATTCTGAAAAGCATGAACTACTTACCGCTATAAGAACAATACTCAAAGGCAGTAACTATTTCTCAGAGCGCATAAAAGAGGCGATGATGAAAGCCATGTTTGAAGCTAAGAATGCTCCTGAGATAATACTTACCGAAAGAGAAAAAGAAGTAATAAAACTGATAGCAAAAGAGTATACCACTCAGGAAATAGCTGACACCTTATTTCTTAGTAAGCACACTATAGAAAGCTACCGAAAAAGCCTTATTTCTAAGCTACAGGTAAGAAATCTGGCAGGTTTAACCCGCTATGCCCTTGAAAATGGACTGGTAGACTAA
- a CDS encoding SDR family oxidoreductase has translation MTGMLKPDSLKDKTIIITGGGTGLGRSMGKYFLELGANLVITSRKQDVLDKTAQELEEETGGKVLPISCDVRQYEEIEAVIQAAEDQFGQIHGILNNAAGNFISPTERLSNRAFDIVVDIVLKGTYNFTLAAGKNWINKNQPGTFLNIVTTYAWTGSGYVVPSACAKAGVLALTRSLAAEWAKYNIRSNAIAPGPFPTEGAWKRLFPGDLAEKIDPLKRIPLKRFGEHQELANLAAYLMSEYSAYVNGEVITIDGGEWLNGAGEFNNLEAVPQEMWDQMDKMRNKK, from the coding sequence ATGACTGGAATGCTTAAACCTGACTCTTTAAAAGACAAAACAATTATAATTACCGGCGGCGGTACTGGCCTGGGCAGATCTATGGGTAAATACTTTTTAGAACTGGGGGCTAACCTGGTTATTACCAGCCGAAAACAAGACGTACTAGACAAAACCGCCCAGGAATTAGAAGAAGAAACCGGTGGCAAAGTTCTTCCCATCTCCTGCGATGTACGCCAATACGAAGAAATTGAAGCAGTAATACAAGCCGCAGAAGATCAATTCGGGCAGATACACGGTATTTTAAACAATGCAGCGGGTAACTTCATCAGCCCTACAGAAAGACTCTCCAACCGTGCTTTTGATATAGTAGTAGACATTGTTTTAAAAGGAACTTATAACTTCACCCTCGCAGCTGGCAAGAACTGGATTAATAAAAATCAACCTGGCACCTTTCTAAACATAGTTACCACTTATGCCTGGACAGGATCTGGCTATGTAGTACCATCTGCCTGCGCCAAAGCCGGAGTATTGGCCTTAACCCGATCCTTAGCGGCCGAATGGGCTAAATACAATATTAGATCAAATGCTATTGCTCCCGGCCCCTTCCCTACTGAAGGCGCATGGAAAAGATTATTTCCCGGAGACTTAGCTGAAAAAATAGATCCATTGAAACGGATTCCATTAAAACGATTTGGAGAACATCAGGAATTAGCTAACCTGGCGGCTTACCTGATGAGCGAATATTCTGCTTATGTTAATGGAGAAGTGATCACTATAGATGGCGGAGAATGGCTCAATGGTGCCGGTGAATTTAATAACCTGGAAGCGGTGCCGCAGGAAATGTGGGATCAAATGGATAAAATGAGAAATAAAAAATAA
- a CDS encoding aminotransferase class I/II-fold pyridoxal phosphate-dependent enzyme → MKLEEQLNQKLIARQEQNSLRSLVTTDKLIDFSSNDYLGLARSEELYQLIKTKTDSLKKNGATGSRLLAGNYDYIEYVEHKLSEIFQSEKVLIFNSGYNTNLAVLSSIPQKGDTILYDEMSHACIKDGARLSLANRYSFRHNNLDDLRKKLGKASGQIFIVAEAIYSMDGDQCLLPELIELAQEYEAEIILDEAHSTGVMGATGNGLSGALEVQNNIFARIYTFGKGMGIHGAAVAGSATLINYLINFARPFIYTTAPAPHQVASIEAAFEFLLEHTHLQKSLADNIQYFKKCINKLNGKFKLTPSNHAVQGIIIPGNENARQAAISLQNKGLDVRAILAPTVKKGTERLRVCLHSFNSHDEICHLIDSLAALS, encoded by the coding sequence ATGAAACTTGAGGAGCAATTAAACCAAAAACTGATAGCCAGGCAAGAGCAAAACTCGCTCAGAAGCCTGGTTACTACAGATAAGCTAATAGACTTTAGCTCTAATGACTACTTGGGACTTGCCAGATCAGAAGAGTTATATCAGCTTATCAAAACCAAAACTGATAGTTTAAAGAAAAATGGAGCTACAGGCTCCAGACTTTTGGCCGGTAATTATGACTATATCGAATATGTAGAGCATAAACTATCTGAAATTTTTCAATCAGAAAAGGTCCTTATTTTCAACTCTGGCTATAATACCAATTTAGCCGTTCTATCCTCCATTCCTCAAAAAGGCGATACCATTCTTTATGATGAAATGTCGCACGCATGCATAAAAGATGGAGCACGCCTCAGCTTGGCTAATCGTTACAGCTTCAGACATAATAATCTTGACGATCTAAGAAAAAAGCTAGGTAAAGCCAGCGGTCAAATTTTCATTGTAGCCGAGGCCATTTACTCCATGGATGGAGATCAATGCCTTTTGCCTGAGCTCATTGAACTTGCGCAAGAATATGAGGCTGAAATAATACTAGATGAAGCACACAGCACTGGCGTAATGGGAGCAACAGGCAATGGGTTAAGTGGCGCTTTGGAGGTTCAAAATAACATTTTCGCAAGAATATATACTTTCGGTAAAGGCATGGGAATACACGGGGCCGCAGTAGCAGGGTCAGCCACGCTAATTAACTACCTGATCAATTTTGCCCGGCCTTTTATTTACACTACTGCTCCTGCACCGCATCAGGTGGCGTCTATTGAAGCGGCTTTTGAATTTTTATTGGAGCATACTCATTTGCAAAAATCTCTTGCCGATAACATTCAATATTTCAAAAAGTGCATTAATAAACTCAATGGAAAATTTAAGCTCACCCCCAGCAACCACGCTGTCCAAGGTATAATTATTCCAGGTAACGAAAATGCGAGACAAGCAGCCATATCACTTCAAAATAAGGGATTAGATGTTAGGGCCATTTTAGCACCTACCGTAAAAAAAGGAACGGAGAGGTTGCGCGTATGTCTGCATTCATTTAACTCTCATGATGAAATTTGCCATTTGATTGATAGCTTAGCGGCTTTATCATGA
- the bioD gene encoding dethiobiotin synthase, with the protein MNYFISAIGTDSGKTLASAIITKALGADYWKPVQAGDPTDSNSIRQWLGTDQIIHPEAVYLKTPASPHYAAELENVELKIDQIQAPNTKNDLIIEGAGGLMVPLNHTEFMIDLIPHFNAELILICNVYLGSINHTLLSLEAIKQRGYPFKGIIFNGPDIKSTKEVILKHCPAPCLLHIAEEEKIDTAVITKYAEQLKNNWNELD; encoded by the coding sequence ATGAACTACTTTATATCAGCAATAGGAACAGATAGTGGGAAAACGCTGGCTTCGGCTATAATTACCAAAGCGTTAGGCGCAGATTATTGGAAACCTGTACAAGCAGGAGACCCCACAGATAGCAACTCCATCAGGCAGTGGCTTGGTACTGATCAAATTATTCATCCTGAAGCCGTTTACTTAAAAACGCCAGCTTCACCACACTATGCAGCAGAGCTGGAAAATGTAGAACTAAAAATCGATCAGATTCAGGCGCCCAATACTAAAAACGATCTTATTATTGAAGGAGCAGGCGGCCTGATGGTACCCTTGAACCACACGGAGTTTATGATTGATCTCATTCCGCATTTCAACGCAGAGTTAATTCTCATCTGTAATGTGTATTTAGGTAGCATCAATCATACTTTATTATCTCTAGAAGCTATTAAGCAAAGAGGATACCCTTTCAAAGGAATAATTTTTAATGGTCCGGATATTAAATCTACTAAAGAAGTAATACTAAAGCACTGCCCCGCTCCATGCCTATTACATATTGCTGAAGAAGAAAAAATTGACACCGCTGTTATCACAAAATATGCTGAGCAGCTAAAGAATAATTGGAATGAATTGGATTGA